The proteins below are encoded in one region of Deltaproteobacteria bacterium:
- a CDS encoding AAA family ATPase, which yields MKQFVSRIIDLNQPLKRKSVFLLGPRQTGKTTLLKKIFPNIKMYSLLLHDQFLDFSREPGRLRRELTPKDNLVIIDEIQKPPELLDEIHGLIEERNHKFILTGSSMR from the coding sequence ATGAAACAATTTGTTTCGCGGATAATCGATTTAAATCAACCGTTGAAAAGAAAATCTGTATTTTTATTAGGGCCACGCCAAACCGGAAAAACCACCCTATTAAAAAAGATTTTTCCTAACATAAAGATGTACTCACTGTTATTGCATGACCAATTTTTAGATTTTAGTCGTGAACCAGGACGATTACGACGCGAATTAACACCAAAAGATAATTTAGTTATTATAGATGAGATTCAAAAACCGCCTGAATTATTAGACGAAATACACGGGCTTATTGAAGAGAGAAACCATAAATTTATTTTAACCGGTTCGAGTATGAGGTAG
- a CDS encoding acyl-CoA dehydrogenase family protein, translating into MRRQIDTYIESLIEPERFEFYRNLCSFSDREIVPKLLSWERERCLIDDAAIKAMADFGLFGLTVEESFGGAGGQMLDLILMGFALGYHSHSVAITPGAAVSLGIKPLQLAGTKKQKAAHLYDLATGKRMFIFGLSEPGRGSDAANPQVTAKRINNGWCINGEKCWITNAKWASHTIVHALTNPDGRRAHRSTCFIVPMNHPNICYREIEGKQAWRQSSTGSIFFDNVEVSEDAMLGELNEGFKVMVSTLNGGRLFISALALASLAYALDATRRYAQERTQFNNRLIGRFQRVQDVLIDMDIALEQGVIWLINAVKQYDAGIMCRETAAKLKIECSQRASVLLPAAMEICGGMGCIDEFGLARHRDDLFVARVGEGSNFALRDLVVRPLIPEVPHFEQ; encoded by the coding sequence ATGCGTCGTCAAATAGATACATATATTGAGTCTCTTATCGAGCCCGAGCGGTTTGAATTTTACCGTAATCTTTGTAGTTTTTCTGATCGTGAAATAGTCCCCAAGCTTTTATCATGGGAGCGCGAGCGCTGCCTGATTGATGATGCCGCAATTAAGGCAATGGCGGATTTTGGCTTATTTGGCCTTACGGTTGAAGAATCATTTGGCGGTGCTGGTGGGCAAATGCTCGATCTGATTTTGATGGGTTTTGCCTTGGGCTATCATAGCCACAGCGTTGCTATTACTCCAGGGGCTGCGGTTAGTTTAGGCATAAAACCCTTACAATTAGCTGGTACAAAAAAGCAAAAAGCAGCTCATTTGTATGACCTTGCAACCGGCAAACGGATGTTTATCTTTGGGTTATCCGAGCCGGGGCGTGGTTCTGATGCCGCTAACCCTCAAGTAACGGCTAAACGTATTAATAATGGTTGGTGTATCAATGGCGAGAAATGCTGGATCACTAACGCTAAATGGGCCAGTCATACGATTGTGCATGCGTTAACCAATCCTGATGGACGTCGGGCGCACCGTTCTACTTGTTTTATTGTACCAATGAATCATCCCAATATTTGTTATCGCGAGATAGAAGGTAAACAGGCTTGGCGTCAGTCTTCTACTGGCTCGATTTTTTTCGATAATGTCGAAGTTAGTGAAGATGCGATGCTTGGTGAATTAAATGAAGGCTTTAAGGTTATGGTAAGCACGCTTAATGGTGGGCGTTTGTTTATTAGCGCCTTGGCCTTAGCTTCACTTGCCTATGCTTTAGACGCGACGCGTCGTTATGCTCAAGAACGTACTCAGTTTAACAATCGATTAATTGGACGTTTTCAGCGTGTTCAAGATGTGCTTATCGATATGGATATTGCCCTTGAACAAGGAGTTATTTGGCTGATTAATGCAGTCAAACAATATGATGCTGGCATTATGTGCCGTGAGACAGCGGCTAAGCTGAAAATAGAATGTTCGCAACGAGCCTCAGTGCTTTTACCAGCGGCTATGGAAATTTGTGGGGGTATGGGCTGTATTGATGAATTTGGCTTGGCGCGTCATCGTGATGATTTATTTGTAGCAAGAGTAGGCGAAGGATCGAATTTTGCCTTACGTGACTTAGTAGTTCGCCCATTAATTCCTGAGGTTCCGCATTTTGAGCAGTAA
- a CDS encoding elongation factor G produces MSKYSTEDIRNIAIVGHAGSGKTMLSEAMLCTAGVIKTMGTIERGTTVSDFDPLEKEQQRSLSASIMSFDENRQHINIIDTPGLADFLGDSLSVLSAVETALIVINAQSGIEMTTQRMWDRTKDMGLARAIVINHIDAEDVNLVRIVEQIRENFGTECLTLNLPQDHGKTVLDCLNNTEGNVDFSSVADAHSALVEQIVELDEDLMNQYLESGDVPAAQLEDAFKKALIENHLVPILFTNAKQQIGIKELNNFLAKLTPNPKEHNPHVFLKGEGDAAISFKPEQDTSQHILAHVFKVSIDPFVGRMGMFRVHQGCVTKESQLFINESRKAFKVGHLLSLKGKDHIEIEQAVPGDICAVAKIEEISRNVMLHDSSDEAHIHAKPTMLPSPMYGLAVQAKSRGDEGKISGALSKLTAEDPCFVADRNIETNELVLRGLGELHLRTMLARLKARYNVEVDTRPPKIAYRETISASAEGHHRHRKQTGGAGQFGEVFLRIKPLGRGEGFEFANVVFGGSIPAQYIPAVEKGIRQVLNQGVIAGYPLQDIRVEVYDGKHHPVDSKEIAFISAGKKAFQQAVQSAKPQILEPIVNVEIVVPNDNMGDVAGDLSSRRGRISGTDQRPGNNIAVLGSVPLAEMLDYQSFLKSVTGGRGSYGMDFSHYEPVPPQVQTQIVSQYKPKEEEE; encoded by the coding sequence ATGTCAAAATACAGCACCGAAGACATTAGAAATATTGCTATTGTTGGTCACGCGGGTTCAGGTAAAACGATGCTGAGTGAAGCTATGCTGTGCACTGCTGGTGTCATCAAGACCATGGGCACCATCGAAAGAGGAACTACGGTTTCTGATTTTGATCCGCTTGAAAAAGAACAACAGCGATCGTTATCGGCTTCAATTATGAGCTTTGATGAAAACCGACAACATATCAATATTATTGACACTCCAGGACTTGCTGATTTTTTAGGCGATTCACTGTCAGTGCTTTCGGCTGTTGAAACAGCTTTAATTGTAATCAATGCTCAATCTGGCATTGAAATGACAACACAGCGTATGTGGGATCGCACCAAGGACATGGGCCTTGCTCGTGCTATTGTGATCAACCACATTGATGCTGAAGATGTAAACCTTGTTCGTATAGTTGAACAAATTAGAGAAAATTTTGGCACCGAGTGTCTTACTTTAAATTTACCGCAAGACCACGGTAAAACAGTGCTTGATTGTTTAAATAACACTGAGGGTAATGTTGATTTTTCTTCAGTTGCTGACGCACATTCGGCTTTGGTAGAGCAAATTGTCGAATTAGATGAAGACTTGATGAATCAGTATCTTGAGTCCGGTGATGTACCAGCGGCTCAATTAGAAGACGCCTTTAAAAAAGCATTAATTGAAAACCATTTAGTGCCAATATTATTTACTAATGCAAAGCAACAAATTGGTATAAAGGAACTTAACAACTTTTTAGCAAAACTAACACCGAATCCTAAAGAGCATAATCCGCACGTGTTCCTTAAAGGCGAAGGTGATGCTGCGATTTCTTTTAAACCTGAGCAAGATACTAGCCAACACATTTTAGCGCATGTGTTTAAGGTTTCGATTGACCCATTTGTTGGCCGTATGGGTATGTTTCGGGTGCATCAAGGTTGCGTAACTAAAGAATCACAACTTTTTATTAATGAGTCACGCAAAGCATTTAAAGTTGGACATTTGTTAAGTCTAAAAGGCAAAGATCACATAGAGATTGAACAAGCAGTGCCAGGCGATATTTGTGCGGTGGCTAAAATCGAAGAAATTTCGCGTAATGTTATGCTGCATGATAGCTCTGATGAGGCGCATATTCATGCTAAGCCAACCATGCTACCAAGCCCCATGTATGGACTGGCGGTTCAGGCTAAAAGCCGAGGTGATGAAGGTAAGATTTCTGGCGCGTTAAGCAAACTGACTGCTGAAGACCCATGCTTTGTGGCTGATCGAAATATTGAGACCAACGAATTGGTTCTGCGAGGTTTAGGCGAGCTGCATTTACGCACCATGCTGGCTCGCTTGAAGGCTCGTTATAATGTCGAGGTAGATACGCGACCACCCAAGATTGCATATCGTGAAACTATTTCTGCCTCGGCTGAAGGCCACCATCGTCATCGCAAACAAACCGGTGGTGCTGGCCAATTTGGCGAAGTGTTTTTACGCATTAAGCCATTAGGGCGTGGTGAAGGATTCGAGTTTGCTAACGTAGTTTTTGGTGGTTCGATTCCGGCACAGTATATTCCAGCGGTTGAAAAGGGCATAAGGCAAGTACTAAACCAAGGTGTTATTGCCGGCTATCCATTGCAAGATATTCGTGTAGAAGTATACGATGGTAAGCACCATCCGGTTGACTCAAAAGAAATTGCGTTTATTTCAGCGGGTAAAAAGGCATTTCAACAAGCGGTGCAAAGTGCCAAACCACAAATTCTTGAGCCAATTGTAAATGTCGAGATAGTGGTGCCAAACGATAACATGGGTGATGTTGCTGGTGACCTTTCATCACGTCGTGGTCGCATTAGTGGTACTGACCAACGCCCCGGCAACAATATTGCCGTGCTTGGCAGTGTGCCTTTGGCTGAGATGTTAGATTATCAATCGTTTTTAAAATCGGTCACTGGTGGTCGCGGTTCATATGGTATGGATTTTTCACACTACGAACCGGTACCACCACAAGTTCAAACGCAAATCGTATCGCAGTATAAGCCCAAAGAAGAAGAAGAGTAG
- a CDS encoding PilZ domain-containing protein, producing the protein MPLSTIVVADPVASLAKQIADGCERLANHCIVVTQSEALLEIEPTNQPDLMILSCELANSDTVSLVEQLKQKLTQTFIIISFRELAIPTMEKLTKLGIEDFIAQPFDLTSIYRAASRHFGTAFRRFERHHIALDVTRADGVVIGRTIDLSEGGLRMHAFHPVTVGDSLLVDLALDEGKPLRVRCRVLEVEGQPPIPVAVRVQFENLRGREHERMIAFTNKLAQQKSSKE; encoded by the coding sequence ATGCCGTTAAGTACCATTGTAGTTGCTGATCCGGTTGCAAGTTTAGCTAAGCAAATCGCTGATGGCTGTGAAAGACTTGCCAACCATTGCATTGTTGTAACCCAAAGTGAAGCTCTGCTTGAAATAGAGCCAACCAATCAACCCGATTTGATGATTTTATCTTGTGAATTAGCTAATAGCGATACAGTTAGCCTTGTTGAACAACTGAAACAAAAACTTACGCAAACTTTTATTATTATTTCATTTCGCGAGTTAGCTATTCCCACCATGGAAAAATTAACCAAACTAGGTATCGAAGACTTTATTGCCCAGCCTTTTGACCTAACTAGTATTTATCGTGCTGCCTCACGTCATTTTGGTACTGCCTTCAGACGTTTTGAACGCCACCATATTGCCCTTGATGTCACACGTGCTGACGGTGTGGTCATCGGACGTACTATAGATTTGTCAGAAGGCGGATTGCGTATGCATGCTTTTCACCCAGTAACTGTGGGTGATTCATTATTGGTTGATTTAGCGCTGGATGAAGGCAAGCCGCTAAGAGTTCGTTGTCGTGTGCTTGAAGTAGAAGGGCAACCACCCATCCCCGTAGCTGTGCGTGTACAATTTGAAAATTTGCGTGGTCGCGAACATGAACGTATGATCGCCTTTACCAATAAGCTCGCCCAACAAAAAAGCAGTAAAGAATAA
- the gspD gene encoding type II secretion system secretin GspD, translating to MQYKTAWNSRSILVAQAASDAHLKPPPRPLRSRATAVRSEQPPAEIPAPAKTPEALETKDAAKADSSKTMAFPAASKKKGEIDLKERAKHGKFSFDFSKAEIEDIVKAISDMTQRNFIIPDSIKGKRLTILSPTKISAAEAYQVFLSALEVSDISVVRIGKFYKLMKTKEAIRAPIPTCVNPDDPACPKYSEQMVTTILPLQHIEVGQINSVLQSLKSREGQIQIFQPSNALIISEYANNLERIRRIISALDIPGFDDELQIIQIKYATATEIADKLTQIFEVAARGGANSRNMGGRRATPIHDSKTASKLKANSDKSEDDTEVQISKMVADDRTNQIIFKANRRSFEAIRSLISKLDVPISETEQGRVHVYYLENASAEELASTLSSLAQGSGNTQSSRPPRPARVPGQSSHATTSNQSKGVESATLFEGEIKITADKATNSLIIISSGRDYRSLSRIIEKLDRPRRQVYVEAAILEVTVGDTLKAGLNYHVPTQFANGDLPGGSATAGSIGFVQSAGGSGTIAAYQSPAQLLSVAGGALAGVFGKSLTWNIGGNSLSLPSFGIILQLLEESSNARILSTPHILTTDNEEASIEIGQKIPFMRGTSLSSLGAAASTNATLNSLSSLSNLYSSVDRVDVSLKLTLTPQINERGRIKLKIDQQVEDIVGEQQVTATPTTANRSAKTVVVVDDQQTVVIGGLMRDRVTDGETKVPILGDIPIIGWLFKNRTHKVEKVNLLLVLTPYIIRNSNDFQEILERKMEEYENFAIEYYGSIPEYRAHIDYSRKRGPFANMVNTLRREQNKAENGGSGAEDEIVIKPLGAKSSQLKNSQDENEEYIQGEDSKLDRDNTKQPISESITSENNQSKESNNESPSANDVQILNEQTHNLNEKNDIDGHNASPPNDMAEDME from the coding sequence GTGCAGTATAAAACTGCGTGGAATAGTAGATCAATATTAGTAGCACAAGCTGCATCAGACGCTCATCTTAAACCACCACCACGACCATTACGTAGCCGAGCCACTGCGGTGCGTTCTGAACAACCACCTGCAGAAATACCAGCGCCAGCAAAAACTCCAGAAGCTTTAGAAACTAAGGATGCAGCAAAAGCCGATAGCAGCAAAACAATGGCATTTCCTGCAGCGTCAAAAAAGAAGGGAGAAATAGATTTAAAAGAACGGGCAAAGCATGGTAAGTTTAGTTTTGATTTTTCGAAAGCAGAAATCGAAGATATCGTGAAAGCGATATCCGATATGACGCAGCGTAATTTTATTATCCCTGATTCGATTAAGGGTAAGCGTCTAACGATTTTATCACCAACCAAGATAAGTGCTGCAGAAGCCTATCAGGTTTTTTTATCAGCATTAGAAGTGAGTGATATTTCAGTAGTGCGTATTGGCAAGTTTTATAAACTAATGAAAACTAAAGAAGCGATACGAGCGCCGATACCGACTTGTGTTAATCCTGATGACCCAGCATGCCCAAAATATAGTGAGCAGATGGTTACTACTATCCTACCACTACAGCATATTGAGGTAGGGCAAATTAATTCAGTACTACAATCATTAAAAAGTAGAGAGGGTCAGATACAAATATTTCAGCCAAGTAACGCATTAATTATTAGCGAATATGCCAATAACCTAGAGAGAATTCGTAGAATAATTTCAGCCTTAGACATCCCTGGTTTTGATGACGAGCTGCAAATTATTCAAATTAAATATGCTACTGCTACTGAGATAGCCGATAAATTAACACAAATATTCGAAGTTGCAGCTCGCGGTGGCGCAAATTCAAGAAATATGGGTGGACGACGGGCGACTCCAATTCATGATTCTAAAACAGCGAGTAAATTAAAAGCGAATTCTGACAAATCAGAAGATGATACCGAAGTACAGATATCAAAAATGGTTGCTGATGATCGCACCAATCAAATAATTTTTAAAGCGAATCGCCGTAGCTTTGAAGCTATTAGAAGTTTAATTAGCAAGTTAGATGTACCTATTTCTGAAACTGAGCAAGGTCGTGTACATGTTTATTATCTAGAAAATGCATCTGCTGAAGAATTGGCTTCAACTTTATCATCATTAGCACAGGGATCGGGAAATACTCAAAGTAGCCGACCGCCACGTCCAGCCCGTGTACCAGGTCAAAGTTCGCATGCAACCACATCAAATCAAAGCAAAGGGGTTGAAAGTGCAACTTTATTTGAGGGCGAAATAAAAATAACTGCGGATAAAGCAACAAACTCACTTATAATAATTTCGAGCGGTCGTGATTATCGTTCATTATCGCGGATTATTGAAAAACTTGATCGCCCACGACGCCAAGTTTACGTTGAAGCAGCCATTTTAGAAGTTACGGTAGGTGATACATTAAAAGCTGGGCTAAATTATCACGTGCCAACGCAATTTGCTAATGGTGATTTACCTGGTGGCAGTGCAACTGCGGGCTCAATAGGTTTTGTACAAAGCGCTGGTGGCAGTGGCACTATAGCGGCATATCAAAGTCCGGCACAGTTATTAAGCGTTGCCGGGGGGGCGTTAGCGGGTGTTTTTGGCAAATCATTAACTTGGAATATTGGTGGTAATAGTTTAAGCCTTCCGAGTTTTGGGATCATTTTACAATTATTGGAAGAGTCTAGTAATGCACGAATTTTATCAACGCCACATATACTAACCACTGACAACGAAGAAGCATCAATAGAGATAGGCCAAAAAATTCCTTTTATGCGTGGCACATCTTTATCATCTTTAGGTGCTGCTGCAAGTACTAATGCAACATTAAACAGTTTGAGTAGTTTAAGTAATTTATATTCATCGGTAGATAGAGTTGATGTTTCGCTCAAACTTACCTTAACCCCACAAATCAATGAGCGTGGTCGTATTAAATTAAAAATTGATCAGCAAGTTGAAGATATAGTTGGCGAACAACAAGTTACTGCCACACCTACTACTGCCAATCGTAGCGCGAAAACTGTAGTGGTAGTAGATGATCAACAAACAGTAGTTATCGGCGGATTGATGCGAGATCGTGTCACCGACGGTGAAACTAAAGTGCCAATATTAGGGGATATACCAATTATAGGTTGGTTATTTAAGAATCGTACGCATAAAGTAGAAAAAGTAAATCTGCTATTAGTATTAACTCCATATATCATTCGTAATTCAAACGATTTTCAAGAGATTCTTGAGCGTAAAATGGAAGAGTATGAAAATTTTGCTATCGAATATTATGGCAGTATCCCCGAGTATCGAGCTCATATTGATTATTCACGCAAACGTGGTCCCTTTGCGAATATGGTGAATACCTTACGACGTGAACAAAATAAAGCAGAGAATGGTGGAAGTGGCGCTGAAGACGAAATAGTAATTAAACCATTAGGTGCAAAGTCATCGCAACTTAAAAATAGTCAGGATGAGAATGAAGAATATATACAAGGTGAAGATAGTAAATTAGACAGAGATAATACCAAACAACCAATTAGTGAAAGTATTACATCAGAAAATAATCAATCAAAGGAAAGTAACAATGAATCACCAAGTGCCAATGATGTGCAAATATTAAATGAGCAAACACATAATCTTAACGAAAAAAATGATATCGATGGTCATAATGCTTCTCCTCCAAATGATATGGCAGAGGATATGGAGTAG
- the gspE gene encoding type II secretion system ATPase GspE translates to MSLVVNNHKDGADTEATTTNRVVPTFSQRRLGEILIEHGYIDADTLKMVLATQVEKGGRVGEILLSQKLINEHNLITALGEQLGIKVIERIEDRNIPDALIAAVPINFAKQYRLLPLGLNDEGRVKVVCNDPLALAAFDDLAVLIDAPVEIFLATSDLIIDAINRSYDRGTAQATRAMDELADEELETFAQDIEEAVDLLDSADEAPIIRLVNSLISQAVKEHASDIHIEPAERDIIVRFRVDGILHEKIRPPKKLQASVISRIKIQAGLNIAEKRLPQDGRIRIKIAGKDIDIRVATAPTAHGERITMRLLDRSAVLLDLVDLGFSPDNFGMIKGLIKKSHGIILVTGPTGSGKTTTLYAGLSAINTPDLNILTIEDPIEYQLAGVSQTQVNSKIHLTFSSGLRSFLRHDPDVIMVGEIRDFETAEIAIQAALTGHLVLSTVHTNDAPGAITRLVDMGVEPFLVASSIVGIVAQRLVRTLCPHCKEPYTASLEEIRELGLSVEMVGTKPTFWRGKGCHDCLNMGYIGRTGIYEMMMPSDSIRQLILQNVDSNTIKKQAITQGMRTLREDGASKVLAGITSSAEVLRVTAEDAM, encoded by the coding sequence ATGTCGTTAGTGGTGAATAATCATAAAGATGGCGCAGATACTGAGGCAACGACCACAAATCGAGTTGTACCAACTTTTAGTCAGCGTCGACTTGGTGAGATTTTAATCGAACATGGTTATATCGATGCTGATACTTTAAAAATGGTTTTGGCTACGCAGGTTGAAAAAGGAGGCCGTGTAGGTGAGATTTTACTTTCGCAAAAATTAATCAATGAACATAATTTGATCACCGCATTGGGTGAACAGCTAGGTATTAAAGTAATTGAACGTATAGAAGATAGAAATATTCCTGATGCATTAATCGCAGCGGTACCTATTAATTTTGCTAAACAATATCGCTTGCTACCATTAGGCTTAAACGATGAAGGTAGGGTAAAAGTTGTATGTAATGACCCCTTAGCTTTAGCAGCTTTTGATGATCTTGCAGTATTAATTGATGCACCTGTTGAAATATTTTTAGCTACCTCAGATTTAATAATTGATGCGATAAATCGTTCTTATGATCGTGGTACTGCACAAGCTACTCGTGCTATGGACGAATTAGCTGATGAAGAGCTTGAAACTTTTGCCCAAGATATTGAAGAAGCTGTCGATTTACTAGACTCTGCAGATGAAGCGCCTATTATTCGTTTAGTTAATTCACTAATTTCACAAGCAGTTAAAGAACATGCAAGTGATATTCACATTGAACCAGCCGAACGTGATATTATTGTACGTTTTCGAGTGGATGGTATCTTGCATGAGAAAATTCGACCACCCAAAAAACTACAAGCATCAGTCATTAGTAGAATTAAAATTCAGGCCGGTCTTAATATTGCAGAAAAACGATTACCGCAGGATGGTCGTATTCGCATAAAAATTGCGGGCAAAGATATTGATATTCGTGTTGCTACTGCGCCAACGGCACATGGTGAACGTATTACTATGCGATTGTTAGATCGCTCAGCAGTGTTGTTAGATTTAGTAGATTTAGGTTTTTCGCCGGACAATTTTGGTATGATTAAAGGCTTAATTAAAAAGAGTCATGGTATTATTTTAGTTACGGGGCCAACGGGTAGCGGTAAGACAACAACTTTATATGCTGGCTTATCTGCTATTAATACTCCCGATTTAAACATACTAACTATTGAAGATCCTATCGAGTACCAATTAGCCGGGGTGTCACAAACACAAGTAAATTCCAAAATTCATCTTACTTTTTCTAGCGGGCTTCGTTCTTTTTTACGCCACGACCCTGATGTAATTATGGTTGGTGAAATACGTGATTTTGAAACCGCTGAAATAGCAATTCAAGCAGCTCTTACAGGTCACTTAGTGCTTTCAACGGTACATACTAATGATGCACCTGGCGCTATTACCCGACTAGTAGACATGGGGGTTGAGCCGTTTTTAGTCGCTTCGTCAATTGTTGGGATAGTTGCTCAAAGACTAGTACGTACATTATGCCCACATTGCAAAGAACCATACACAGCAAGTTTAGAAGAAATTCGTGAACTCGGATTATCGGTTGAAATGGTTGGCACCAAGCCAACTTTTTGGCGTGGCAAAGGATGTCATGATTGTTTAAATATGGGCTATATCGGTCGTACCGGCATCTATGAAATGATGATGCCGTCTGATTCGATTCGCCAATTAATTTTGCAAAATGTAGATTCTAATACCATCAAGAAACAAGCTATTACGCAAGGTATGCGAACTTTGCGCGAAGATGGGGCAAGCAAAGTACTAGCCGGTATTACTTCAAGCGCTGAGGTATTACGAGTGACTGCGGAGGATGCAATGTAA
- the gspF gene encoding type II secretion system inner membrane protein GspF — protein sequence MPVYAYKGFNAQGRAVTGSRDADNPRVIKQQLKREGIFLTDLTESGQRLQNRSLSIRPKLFREHVSTQELATATRQLATLLGAGIPLVESLIAIIDQVEHQVFRSIWADVKQKVNEGASFADALASHPKVFSPLYINMVRAGETSGALEVVLSRLADFTESSAELRGKLIGAMIYPVIMMFIALGVVSILFIFVIPKISALFTAQKVALPIPTQILIFISSTARDYWFVIIPAFIFSLWAFYRYIHTPIGRARWDKFSLKAPIFGVLTRMVAVARFSRTLGTLLGAGVPLLAAFDIVKNVVQNSVLLTVIETARDAVKEGDSIAAPLKRSGEFPPIVTHMIAIGERSGQLELMLNNVAHTYEVQIDIRVRTLTSVLEPIMIVFLGVVVGFIVFAILLPILQISSFAG from the coding sequence ATGCCAGTATATGCTTATAAGGGTTTTAATGCCCAAGGGCGAGCAGTCACAGGTTCTCGTGATGCCGATAATCCACGTGTGATTAAACAACAACTTAAACGTGAAGGAATATTTTTAACAGATTTAACAGAGAGTGGTCAGCGTTTACAAAATAGAAGTCTGTCGATTCGTCCCAAATTATTTCGCGAACATGTTTCAACTCAAGAATTGGCAACTGCTACTAGACAATTAGCAACCTTGCTTGGCGCCGGTATTCCCTTAGTTGAATCTTTAATCGCAATAATTGACCAAGTAGAACATCAGGTATTTAGATCTATTTGGGCAGATGTTAAACAAAAAGTTAACGAGGGTGCGAGCTTTGCCGATGCTTTAGCAAGCCATCCTAAAGTGTTTTCGCCTCTTTACATTAATATGGTACGAGCAGGTGAAACATCCGGTGCTCTCGAAGTAGTACTAAGCCGTTTAGCAGATTTTACCGAAAGCAGTGCTGAGTTACGGGGTAAATTAATTGGTGCCATGATTTACCCAGTAATCATGATGTTTATTGCGCTGGGTGTAGTCAGTATACTTTTTATTTTTGTAATTCCAAAAATTTCAGCCTTATTTACTGCACAAAAAGTTGCGCTGCCTATTCCCACACAAATATTGATATTTATCAGTTCTACCGCCAGAGATTATTGGTTTGTAATAATCCCGGCATTCATATTTTCTCTTTGGGCTTTTTATCGTTATATACATACTCCAATTGGTCGAGCACGATGGGATAAATTTTCATTAAAAGCACCAATTTTTGGAGTACTTACTCGTATGGTAGCAGTTGCGCGTTTTTCAAGAACGTTAGGCACCTTATTGGGGGCCGGTGTACCATTGCTTGCAGCTTTTGATATTGTGAAAAATGTCGTACAAAACTCGGTATTATTAACGGTAATTGAAACTGCAAGAGACGCAGTTAAAGAGGGAGATAGTATTGCTGCACCGCTTAAGCGTTCTGGAGAATTCCCACCAATTGTTACCCATATGATTGCTATCGGTGAACGCTCTGGTCAATTAGAGTTGATGCTTAATAATGTAGCTCATACTTATGAAGTGCAAATTGATATACGGGTAAGAACTTTAACTAGTGTCTTAGAACCAATTATGATTGTTTTTTTAGGGGTCGTGGTTGGCTTCATTGTATTCGCTATTTTGTTACCGATTTTACAAATTTCTTCATTCGCAGGGTAA
- the gspG gene encoding type II secretion system major pseudopilin GspG, giving the protein MHANFINYFKKRIIKWQHVIHENRKYQRGMNLLEIMVVLVIISLVASTVGVAVMKQLVRAKIEQTGVQIKNLTEALELYKLQFHNYPSTSEGLVALVSPKGNAQPFIEQVPQDPWGHEYVYIYPGVGNTSGFDLMSYGPDGVQGGGDDITNYNNSKANTE; this is encoded by the coding sequence ATGCATGCTAATTTTATAAATTATTTTAAGAAAAGAATCATCAAGTGGCAACACGTTATACATGAGAATCGCAAGTATCAACGTGGTATGAATCTATTAGAAATAATGGTAGTTTTAGTCATTATTTCGTTGGTCGCTAGTACGGTTGGTGTTGCAGTTATGAAACAGCTAGTTAGAGCGAAAATTGAACAAACAGGCGTTCAGATCAAAAACCTAACTGAGGCTCTTGAGTTATATAAATTACAATTTCATAACTATCCTTCAACAAGTGAGGGTTTAGTTGCTTTAGTTAGTCCCAAGGGTAATGCCCAGCCTTTTATTGAACAAGTTCCACAAGACCCATGGGGACATGAATACGTTTATATATATCCAGGGGTTGGTAATACCAGTGGCTTTGATTTGATGAGTTACGGTCCAGATGGAGTTCAAGGAGGCGGCGATGATATTACTAATTACAATAATTCAAAAGCAAATACCGAGTAA